One region of Fragaria vesca subsp. vesca linkage group LG4, FraVesHawaii_1.0, whole genome shotgun sequence genomic DNA includes:
- the LOC101311954 gene encoding probable protein phosphatase 2C 35-like, translating to MGCVHGKCCGRFPKSSDGDPREFRDHGGARKQHILTERSLEIVPVPSHSFNLEYTVLTQKGYYPDSPDKENQDSFCVKIQVQGNPNIHFFGVFDGHGQLGTECSSFVKDRLVEVLADDPTLPYDPVGAYHSAFLTTNNELHSSVIDDTMSGTTAITVLVVGNMLYVANVGDSRAVIAVKDGNRIVAEDMSCDQTPFRKDEYERVKLSGARVLSVDQVEGLKDPNIQSWGDEESEGGDPPRLWVPNGMYPGTAFTRSVGDSTAEKIGVVATPEVSVVQLTPNHLFFVVASDGVFEFLSSQAVVNMAAKYSDPRDACAAIAGESYKLWLENENRTDDITIIIVHIKGLSNSAAGASDGTDGSTNRGARRRRKGNSGSSFNSGSEVFRSVRSDSSEIQSCQLVLSMNRNPAIVVPSPTCQSPRNSD from the exons ATGGGTTGTGTCCATGGCAAGTGCTGCGGTCGTTTCCCCAAGTCCTCCGACGGCGACCCTCGGGAGTTCAGAGACCACGGTGGAGCGAGGAAGCAGCACATACTCACAGAGAGGTCCTTGGAGATTGTCCCGGTGCCTTCACACAGCTTCAATTTGGAGTACACTGTGCTAACCCAGAAGGGTTACTATCCCGACTCGCCGGATAAGGAGAATCAGGACAGTTTCTGTGTCAAAATCCAGGTGCAAGGTAACCCAAATATCCATTTCTTTGGTGTGTTTGATGGGCATGGTCAATTAGGTACAGAGTGTTCTAGTTTTGTTAAGGATAGGCTGGTTGAGGTGTTAGCAGATGATCCCACATTGCCTTATGACCCTGTGGGGGCTTACCATTCAGCTTTTTTAACCACGAATAATGAGTTGCATAGTAGTGTGATTGATGATACTATGAGTGGTACCACTGCGATTACGGTGCTTGTGGTTGGGAATATGTTGTATGTTGCGAATGTGGGGGATTCGAGAGCTGTGATTGCGGTGAAGGATGGTAATAGGATTGTAGCGGAGGATATGTCTTGTGACCAAACACCGTTTAGGAAAGATGAGTATGAGAGAGTGAAGCTGTCCGGGGCCAGGGTTTTGAGTGTTGATCAAGTGGAAGGGCTTAAGGATCCGAATATTCAGAGTTGGGGTGATGAAGAGAGTGAGGGTGGTGATCCTCCGAGGTTGTGGGTTCCGAATGGGATGTATCCTGGGACTGCGTTTACAAGGAGTGTGGGTGATAGTACTGCTGAGAAGATTGGTGTTGTTGCAACTCCGGAAGTGTCAGTGGTTCAGCTGACTCCGAATCATCTTTTCTTTGTTGTTGCAAGTGATGGGGTTTTCGAGTTCCTCTCAAGCCAAGCTGTTGTGAATATG GCAGCAAAATATTCAGATCCTCGGGATGCATGTGCTGCCATTGCTGGAGAATCATATAAGTTATGGTTGGAAAATGAAAACCGAACAGATGATATAACAATTATCATTGTTCACATCAAAGGCTTGTCTAAT TCAGCTGCTGGTGCTTCAGATGGAACAGATGGGAGCACTAATAGAGGTGCAAGGAGGAGGAGGAAAGGGAATTCTGGGTCATCTTTTAACAGCGGGTCGGAAGTTTTCCGTTCAGTGAGAAGTGATTCCTCAGAGATACAGTCTTGTCAGCTTGTGCTTTCGATGAATCGAAACCCGGCTATTGTTGTGCCATCTCCTACATGTCAGAGCCCTAGGAATAG CGACTGA
- the LOC101292692 gene encoding elongation factor 1-beta 1-like: MAVTFTDLYTEAGLKSLEAYLSGKTYISGDQLTKDDIKVYAAVSEKPGSSFPNVGRWYDSVSSHLAKSFPGKAVGVSVSNQAAPAAAAPAAAPKAAAEDDDDLDLFGDETEDDKKAAEEIQAAKKTTTKKKESGKSSVLLDVKPWDDETDMKKLEEAVRSIEMEGLFWGASKLVAVGYGIKKLQIMLTIVDDLVSVDTLIEERLTVPPCDEWIQSCDIVAFNKI, encoded by the exons ATGGCCGTCACCTTCACAGATCTCTACACCGAAGCCGGCCTCAAGTCCCTCGAGGCCTACCTCTCCGGCAAAACCTACATCTCCGG AGATCAGCTGACGAAGGATGACATCAAGGTGTACGCGGCGGTGTCGGAGAAGCCAGGGAGTTCCTTCCCCAATGTAGGCAGGTGGTACGACAGCGTTTCGTCCCATCTCGCCAAAAG CTTTCCCGGAAAAGCTGTTGGTGTTAGTGTTAGCAACCAAGCTGCTCCGGCAGCTGCCGCTCCTGCCGCAGCACCTAAG GCTGCAGCAGAAGATGATGACGATCTTGATCTCTTCGGTGATGAAACAGAGGATGACAAGAAGGCAGCCGAGGAGATTCAGGCTGCTAAGAAGACTACCACCAAGAAGAAAGAGA GTGGGAAGTCCTCTGTTCTTCTGGATGTGAAGCCTTGGGATGATGAAACAGACATGAAGAAGCTTGAAGAGGCTGTTAGAAGCATCGAAATGGAGGGCCTCTTTTGGGGTGCAT CAAAACTGGTGGCAGTTGGTTATGGAATAAAGAAACTCCAGATCATGCTCACTATTGTTGATGATCTTGTGTCTGTGGACACTCTTATCGAGGAGCGCCTTACTGTTCCACCATGTGACGAGTGGATCCAGAGCTGTGACATCGTAGCCTTCAACAAGATTTAA